The proteins below are encoded in one region of Neofelis nebulosa isolate mNeoNeb1 chromosome 17, mNeoNeb1.pri, whole genome shotgun sequence:
- the PSKH1 gene encoding serine/threonine-protein kinase H1 isoform X2 — MGCGTSKVLPEPPKDVQLDLVKKVEPFSGTKSDVYKHFITEVDSVGALKAGFPAASQCANPCPGAPTAGHTEPPSEPPRRARVAKYRAKFDPRVTAKYDIKALIGRGSFSRVVRVEHRATRQPYAIKMIETKYREGREVCESELRVLRRVRHANIIQLVEVFETQERVYMVMELATGGELFDRIIAKGSFTERDATRVLQMVLDGVRYLHALGITHRDLKPENLLYYHPGTDSKIIITDFGLASARKKGDDCLMKTTCGTPEYIAPEVLVRKPYTNSVDMWALGVIAYILLSGTMPFEDDNRTRLYRQILRGKYSYSGEALSPKVLFPAAQPPPIPCQVLGWWILFGVEAQAPGCPGPVCLTWPRTSLIAC; from the exons ATGGGCTGTGGGACAAGCAAGGTCCTTCCTGAGCCGCCAAAGGATGTCCAGCTGGATCTCGTCAAGAAGGTGGAGCCCTTCAGTGGCACTAAGAGTGATGTGTACAAGCACTTCATCACAGAGGTGGACAGTGTTGGTGCTCTCAAAGCTGGGTTCCCAGCAGCCAGTCAGTGTGCAAACCCCTGCCCTGGTGCCCCCACTGCCGGCCACACAGAGCCTCCCTCAGAACCACCACGCAGGGCCAGGGTGGCTAAGTATAGGGCTAAGTTTGACCCACGTGTGACAGCCAAGTACGACATCAAAGCCCTGATTGGCCGAGGCAGCTTCAGCCGGGTAGTACGCGTGGAGCACCGTGCAACCCGGCAGCCGTATGCCATCAAGATGATTGAGACCAAGTACCGGGAAGGGCGAGAGGTATGTGAGTCAGAGCTGCGTGTGCTGCGCCGGGTGCGTCATGCCAACATCATCCAGCTGGTGGAGGTGTTTGAGACGCAGGAGCGTGTGTACATGGTGATGGAGCTGGCCACTGGTGGAGAGCTCTTTGATCGCATCATCGCCAAGGGTTCTTTCACTGAGCGTGATGCCACACGGGTGCTGCAGATGGTGCTGGACGGTGTCCGATATCTGCATGCGCTGGGCATCACACACCGAGACCTCAAGCCCGAGAATCTGCTTTACTACCACCCAGGCACTGACTCCAAGATCATCATCACTGACTTCGGCCTGGCCAGTGCCCGCAAGAAGGGTGATGACTGCCTGATGAAGACCACTTGTGGCACACCCGAGTACATTGCTCCCGAGGTCCTGGTCCGCAAGCCCTACACCAACTCAGTTGACATGTGGGCACTGGGTGTCATTGCCTACATCCTGCTCAGCGGCACCATGCCCTTTGAGGATGACAACCGCACCAGGCTGTACCGGCAAATCCTCAGGGGCAAGTACAGTTACTCGGGGGAG gcTCTCTCCCCTAAGGTCCTCTTTCCTGCTGCTCAGCCCCCACCCATCCCCTGCCAGGTCCTAGGGTGGTGGATTCTGTTTGGTGTGGAAGCCCAGGCACCAGGATG